The Asterias rubens chromosome 16, eAstRub1.3, whole genome shotgun sequence region tgcatattttttgGCATGCCATTCTTGATGACAAGTTGTTAGGCCTAAAAATCTACATTTATTGATATCATGAAAAGGGACCAAAGGCAATTGTCAAGGTTACACCATCTATACGTTCAATTTAAATCGTGTGCTTAACTCTTTTGACATGGCAATAAAGCAAAactaattattttcaaaactctGGCCTTTAGACTACAATGCTTTTTATTACTGtactacaaaaataaatcatcaGCTAACTACCGGCGATCAATTATCTACACGCTAAATTTACTCCATCTACCTTTTTTGTGACCAGGCAATAAGGCAAATTAATTATAGCTCGTCAGTTTCGGCTGAAACGCTTTTTTTtctataattgttttgtttcgggggaatataaaaaaaattagcgAAGGACCAACCAAGCAATGATGACAGTATCACCATCTGCACGCTCGAATCTTGTTTAGTGAACCTAAAATTAATTATGAAGAAATTAAATATTATGAAAAAACAGCGCATGTAAAAGGCGGCAACATCCAGACGGCCACCTCACTCAGACTTTGATTCAAATCCTGTTACTTCACCGAGAATAAAGCTATCGACTGTTTTTGCGACTGAGGTTAAGACTACAACATCATGTCAGCTTTAATGAATCTTAGTTTTTATAATGCCGGAAGGTAAGTCCAACTCAAATACTTCTTCATTCAAACAACTGTTGTGAGAAGCTTCTTTCTCCTCGGGCCCATGCTGCTCAAATGCTATCCCTCCATTAGTAGGCACACTGAAGGGCAGTGTCGGTGGCCTCAGCCAGGTCATCAGTAGTGGTTGCTGGTGGCAGTAGGGGGCAGGTAAGGAGATGATCCTTAGTCTGCCGCTCCCCGCAGTCACAGGTTGTGAGAAGCTAATGTTCTAGAAGGTAGTATTTTCTATCAATTATGGCTTTTATCAACACATTGCTGATTTTTAGGGCCTTTTCTCCATAAACATTCAACCGTGGAACACCGGGTATAGACCCAACCGCGTCTATATGGCTGCAGCATTTGCGAACAACCCTAAGAAGTCTTTCTGTGACACGACGCTTCATTTCATGGACATTTATTTTCCCATCAACAGTTGCAGTGCTTCTCTCAGATTACGTTTAcgatcatttattttgtttagtgttTTATAAATCTAGTGTTAAGCTAAAATTAAAGTTCAATCCAAAACCGAGCTGCTGTGCAGACTTACTCCAGTTGAAGGCAGGATGAGCTATATTCAAGTTAGTTCACTGTCTGACTTTCAAAATATGCTGGTAAAATTTAGTGGAACCTATTTAAACCAGCTTTAAAAAGGCGActtccttttaaagccattgaaacAGTTAACCTGAAAATTAAGTATAACTGTGCTTTAATAGTTCCATTTTAATTCCATGCAGTCTTGTCAAATGTTTCCGTACTCGTAGACGAAAATACCCTTCTCCGTACGATCTCACAGACCTGAAACGTATCGCACATTGCCCTAAAATACCTCGTACACATACAATTGTTGCGAGTCAGTGTCAACAATATTGACTGAGTGGCGACATTTGGCAAAAAGGGGGGGGAAACTGTTTTAAACGTTTTTACTGGCTAAAACTATTTTCTGGCAGATTTCTCCTTATATaatatctttggttttttttcagatttattGTCTGTACTCTGATATTCATCGACGTGGTACAAGTCGCTTGTGGTGAAGGATCTTCCCCGATAACAAATGAGCACAATATCACCACTAAAGCCTCAAAACGCAAGTGGTATCAACCGAGAGAGTTTGATCTTACCGGAGGCGAATACCGAAATCAGTCGTCATCTGCAGTCACGAAATGCGCATCTTCGTGCCTGCAAAATGATAACTGCACGTCGTTTAAATACTGCGAAGATGACAAGCTCTGTCAGCTCAACTCATTACAACCCGACAACTACACTGCACTGCAGACACCAAGTCATTGCGTTTACTTTGAGGACAAATCAAACAATGGTAAGCTATCAAAACAAGTTAATGGGAAGACCTGATATAATTCATTTTATCGCGTAAGCGATAAAATGAATTATACTCTGCATATTGCTCCCTGTTGGTGTTAGCTCGCATGAGTCATGGCGAGACTTGTTTTCCAGTCTAGGTTTTTGCCCTATGGCTTGCATTAACACGATGGCATATCGTGTGTGTGGTATTATGAATGGTAGTGTTGGGTATTCAGCAACCATGATGGGAGCGTGGCTTACATAAGTTTGTGTTGGTTTGGTTTACATGGTTGACCAATTAGGATTGGTCTTGCAATTGAGTGGCTGAAAGTTTGGCGGGAGCATAATTATTGTCACTTTGTCACAGCTTAATTTTGGAGtaacttttcaacatttaaTACAAGGCCGTTACACGTTTCCAGCACGCGgctaaagtaaaataaatgcgcAAAAACAATAACGCACATAAGGTTGTAGACGGggggataagagcaccgaactaaGGCCCTGGTGATTTGTACTCGGCTGAGTGTGGGTCATAGAGCATtgtatagctctatggtgtgggttcgagtcccggtcgtgacacttcttgtgtccctgagcaagacacttactaTAATTGCCTCTCTCCAGCCAGAATGGGTATCTGTGAAGGCAGAGagggttcttgtgattgatttaagTTAGTTGAGTTATATCGTaaatttgttgcacaggctgtggGCCTACtcgagctgagatggtttgaggaactaattaaatggcccagtgaccaggggaaCCATTGTTGGTAGTGCTTTGATGAGACGCCCTTCTTTCTTGTTCTTTcttgaaaagcactatataaaaactgctAATTACAATTATACATGAGGGACCTACTGGATTTCATCCGTCGCAGGTTTAAGTTTGGTTACAATACCCGCGTAGGAGATGTACAATTGATTTTTGTTAAGTGCTCATAACTTGTTTAATTTCAGCATGGAATAATCCCCCGCACAAGGTTCCGGGAGCTCTGAAGCACGTGTCGATCGGCGAGGCAGGAGTCTATGGCCTAGGTGTTGCGACCACTGGTCTTTATTATAGGGGATGGTGTGGTTCCACCTGGACACATGTTCCAGGCACAGAGGTACTCAGACTTACACAATTTGATGTGGGTAAGAACGTGATTATGGGCACCAACGGGGGTGGGGCTATTTGGTATAGTACGGTTTCTGCTAGTCAACCCGATGTAACCTCGTGGAGCAAAACGGGCGGTGGTTTACACCATGTTAGTGTCAGTCAAAAGGGCCATGCATGGGGTTGTATTGCCGGTGCAGTTTACCACCTCAGGGGAGCCAGCCTCGACAACCCTGGTGGATACGGGTGGCAAGTTGTGTCGGGTGGGGGCTATGTTCAGGTCTCAATTGGTACCGGGGGTCTCTGGGGTGTCACATCTACTAAGAAGATTTCCTACCGAGTGGGAACTTACGGTGACCCTGACTCGGATACGCATGGATCTGATTGGGAAAACGTAGAGTCCTTAGGCACTTCACCGCAGTATGTCAGTTCGGGTGACGTCATTTACATGACTGATACTAATGGTGTTATCTACTACCGCGTGGGAACGTCGGCTGAAACACCAACTGGCACAGCCTGGCAAAAGATTGGCGGGAATCTGAAACAAGTTGAGGCACTTTCGGGCACATTCTGGGGCGTTGACGCTGAAAATAATGTATATACAAATGAAGCTTGAAAttggtaaataaaaaaaataaaaaactggaATCTATGTTATAACCCAGCCCCCTCAGTGCCTAAGTATAGATTGTGGATACTTTTATTTTGCTCTTAGTGCGTATATCCATTTCTAGGCAATCCCATATTATATTCATTTGAtataggcccccccccccaatacttCTTTCAAACTGATGTGTATTTGATAAATGCGTTGTTTATGTGCGTGTTTGTATCTTACAAATACAGTGAAGATTATATTCAGTTTGTAAGACCTGCAGTCACCACGGTCtttgtatagacctttattattttatctgaTGTACCCTTTTTtcaggcagtgggcactattggtaacagttataagcataaaatggaagaggtttatagtataaaacattgtgagaaagaagtaattttccaaccatctaaaagtacacaacttcgtgtgacaaggttttttatttctttcattataatctcgcaactccgacgaccaattgagctcaaattttcacaggtttgttatttaatgcatatgttgagatacactaagctagaagactggtctttgacaattattactaatagtgtccagtgtctttaataaatgcATATTTTATGTGCGTGTCATTCAAGTTCCTGAAAGAttgcatattattttgtaaGAGTTTCACTCAGACTGGTATTTTAGACCTACATTTATCTTCCTTTAGACCGTTGTGTTGGATAATTATGCAAACATGTGTGTCTTTCAAGTTAATTGAAGATTATATTCATTTTGTAAGACTTCATTTACACTGGGTTTTGTATAGACCTACTGaataatgtactttttgtgGTCTTTAATAAATGCATATTTTATGTGCGTTTTCTTCAAGTTCATGTGAGATCGCATAAATTTTGTAAGACTTTAGTCGCACTGGTCTTTCAGACATAGTATCTGATATAACTTTGTTTATGTATATCATTATAAACTCATATATTATGTGCGTGTCATACATTAGTTCACTGTAGATTAAACTGGCTTTCGAATTACCGCCAGTGAGAAAAAATCgttgtataaaatataaaaaataactgttCACCAAAGCCATCGATAATGTTATGCAACAACAGTTTTGTAACAAAATGTTTATGCAACAGTCACGTTGTAAGCGTGCGTGCGCACCTGAACATTATTATTACGCGTTTCAGGTCAAGCTTAAAATGTAGCCTTTCGTCACAAGTTCTTCGTGGTTTGGACAGCTTCGTAAAGCCGCAATCCATAGCCACTGGAACCGTATACCACGCAAGGGCAAGGGGGCTTCACCATTCGGTGCGTGGTTTCCCCTTTCAGCCTTGACACAAGGCTATCTGAATGTAAACAGCTGGCGCTATCTGACAACAGATACCAGATTTAGTTCGGTGGCTTTCAGAGAACGTCGAAAATCACAAACTTGTTCAGTCGTACATTATGTCTTAACATATTCTGCTCTTAATAATGTTTGATGCGACATAGAGAATTGCAGTGTTTTTACGACCGCTTATTACGCAAAAGAAAATCACTGTCAAGAAGATTATTGAGAGTTCCGCAATTTTGTGAATGTCATTTCAGGGCCACCGTATACGTTGAATGTCACACGCCGTGCTCTACACGATCATGTCATTGCATAGTGCGTGTACAGCTGGGATGGTACCACACGAAGTCTAGTGAACTTTGCACGCGAGAGAAGATGCTTGTTTAATTAAGTCAACTAAATAAAATGCCAAGTCAAAACCTACCAGCTATGTGTTAAATGTTTCACGTAGTTACTAGTTAGTATAGGGAGCACAACtttagattagttttgtttcCAATTAGTGATTTCGAACTGCGCACAGTGGGTCACAACACACTGACGGACATTGTCAGACAGATGACATTACCGACTCAAGGCTGTGAGATCTGTACGGGCCGGTGGACGATTTCTTCCCGGGACAGCGTCTCGCAACCGTCTCGGTGCGAGACCTCCGTGTATGATCGATCGTCCCTGGAAGAGTGGTATGTATGAAATGTAGCTTGGTGCGGTCATGTTTACGTCTGTTTTAAAGCAATGTGTTGTTGTAATGGTGGCACATTTAAAGGGACTTCGAACATTGACGTAAATGTTTGCGATTGGGGCTCATATATTTACGTAAATAATAGTACCATGGCCCGGAGCCATTTTTGTTGGACCACTGACCATGTTACTATGTGTCCTTGCCTAATGCTCtgttaaaattgttgtaattcagcctttgtgctgcgaggacagttttttaataaaccatttgatctatcaaaaaaagaaaattattctCGGTGTACATAAACAATGTGAGTCCTTGTAGTTAATTAGTTCATCGTCGGAAAATATTGTATTTATTGTGGCTAAATTTGTGCAgaccttatttatttattttttatttttttttaatcgggattcaaaatatttaaacacAGTGTTTCAAACTCTTCTGGATTGTAACTGTATAATCAGAAGGTATTTAGAAAGATAGAACAATTAAATAGTTTTTATTCGATAACTATACATCAATGTACTTCACCATGTGCGGTGTGTAGGTCTGCTCCCTATCGACGGCACTGTATGCGAATTATAAAGGTCTCAACCAAAGCCTGTACACCGCAAGCACATCGTGACCCTTTTCTAAAACGCCCATGGCAACATTTTATGTTTCTGTccgatgtcaaagaccagtgtcccccaacccaaaacaaattgggtc contains the following coding sequences:
- the LOC117301127 gene encoding perivitellin-2 31 kDa subunit-like, whose amino-acid sequence is MAYRVCAWNNPPHKVPGALKHVSIGEAGVYGLGVATTGLYYRGWCGSTWTHVPGTEVLRLTQFDVGKNVIMGTNGGGAIWYSTVSASQPDVTSWSKTGGGLHHVSVSQKGHAWGCIAGAVYHLRGASLDNPGGYGWQVVSGGGYVQVSIGTGGLWGVTSTKKISYRVGTYGDPDSDTHGSDWENVESLGTSPQYVSSGDVIYMTDTNGVIYYRVGTSAETPTGTAWQKIGGNLKQVEALSGTFWGVDAENNVYTNEA